A window of Phyllopteryx taeniolatus isolate TA_2022b chromosome 19, UOR_Ptae_1.2, whole genome shotgun sequence contains these coding sequences:
- the LOC133469487 gene encoding uncharacterized protein C7orf50 homolog isoform X3, with protein sequence MLGSVFVSAVLQAVDFDRLMAKDKSQQKPPKRERFPPRDDEISDPADAPEGEEDLSPEERRVLERKMKKIRKKEEKKRLKAEGISSPKNEESGPTASQQALDYLSCWAHNRAGWKFQKTRQTWLLQNMFDSEQIQDEKFSALLQYLEGLRGGSRDTTVQKALVVVQESGRAPEDGDVQKRARRAREVIQMLS encoded by the exons ATGCTAGGCAGCGTGTTTGTCTCAGCGGTACTACAGGCTGTT GACTTTGATCGTCTCATGGCTAAAGACAAATCACAACAGAAGCCCCCAAAGAGGGAGAGGTTTCCTCCAAGGGACGATGAG ATTTCAGATCCAGCCGACGCTCCCGAGGGAGAGGAGGACTTGAGCCCGGAGGAGAGGCGGGTCCTGGAGAGAAAGATGAAAAAGATCAGGaaaaaagaggagaagaagaggctGAAAGCAGAGGGGATTAGCTCTCCCAAAAACGAAGAGTCTGGGCCCACCGCGTCCCAGCAGGCCCTGGATTACCTCAGCTG CTGGGCTCACAATCGTGCCGGCTGGAAGTTTCAGAAGACACGGCAGACGTGGTTACTGCAGAACATGTTTGATTCTGAACAG attcaagatGAGAAGTTCTCGGCGCTGCTGCAGTACCTGGAGGGGCTCCGAGGGGGGTCGAGAGACACCACAGTCCAGAAGGCCCTCGTCGTGGTCCAAGAATCGGGGCGAGCGCCTGAGGATGGAGACGTCCAGAAGAGGGCGCGCAGAGCCAGAGAAGTCATCCAGATGCTTTCCTAA
- the LOC133469487 gene encoding uncharacterized protein C7orf50 homolog isoform X2, with protein MLGSVFVSAVLQAVDFDRLMAKDKSQQKPPKRERFPPRDDEEAPVQIPDITLTVEEDQNTKVKERKKKQKKAQTETTMQIEISDPADAPEGEEDLSPEERRVLERKMKKIRKKEEKKRLKAEGISSPKNEESGPTASQQALDYLSCWAHNRAGWKFQKTRQTWLLQNMFDSEQIQDEKFSALLQYLEGLRGGSRDTTVQKALVVVQESGRAPEDGDVQKRARRAREVIQMLS; from the exons ATGCTAGGCAGCGTGTTTGTCTCAGCGGTACTACAGGCTGTT GACTTTGATCGTCTCATGGCTAAAGACAAATCACAACAGAAGCCCCCAAAGAGGGAGAGGTTTCCTCCAAGGGACGATGAG GAGGCTCCAGTCCAAATTCCAGACATCACCCTTACagtagaggaagaccaaaacaCTAAAGTCAAGGAgcgcaaaaagaaacaaaaaaaagcgcAAACAGAGACGACAATGCAAATTGAG ATTTCAGATCCAGCCGACGCTCCCGAGGGAGAGGAGGACTTGAGCCCGGAGGAGAGGCGGGTCCTGGAGAGAAAGATGAAAAAGATCAGGaaaaaagaggagaagaagaggctGAAAGCAGAGGGGATTAGCTCTCCCAAAAACGAAGAGTCTGGGCCCACCGCGTCCCAGCAGGCCCTGGATTACCTCAGCTG CTGGGCTCACAATCGTGCCGGCTGGAAGTTTCAGAAGACACGGCAGACGTGGTTACTGCAGAACATGTTTGATTCTGAACAG attcaagatGAGAAGTTCTCGGCGCTGCTGCAGTACCTGGAGGGGCTCCGAGGGGGGTCGAGAGACACCACAGTCCAGAAGGCCCTCGTCGTGGTCCAAGAATCGGGGCGAGCGCCTGAGGATGGAGACGTCCAGAAGAGGGCGCGCAGAGCCAGAGAAGTCATCCAGATGCTTTCCTAA
- the LOC133469487 gene encoding uncharacterized protein C7orf50 homolog isoform X1 — protein MLGSVFVSAVLQAVDFDRLMAKDKSQQKPPKRERFPPRDDEVCVEQTKKSKSKRKRLEVEEAPVQIPDITLTVEEDQNTKVKERKKKQKKAQTETTMQIEISDPADAPEGEEDLSPEERRVLERKMKKIRKKEEKKRLKAEGISSPKNEESGPTASQQALDYLSCWAHNRAGWKFQKTRQTWLLQNMFDSEQIQDEKFSALLQYLEGLRGGSRDTTVQKALVVVQESGRAPEDGDVQKRARRAREVIQMLS, from the exons ATGCTAGGCAGCGTGTTTGTCTCAGCGGTACTACAGGCTGTT GACTTTGATCGTCTCATGGCTAAAGACAAATCACAACAGAAGCCCCCAAAGAGGGAGAGGTTTCCTCCAAGGGACGATGAGGTTTGTGTGGAGCaaaccaaaaaaagcaaaagcaaaaggaAGAGGTTGGAAGTAGAA GAGGCTCCAGTCCAAATTCCAGACATCACCCTTACagtagaggaagaccaaaacaCTAAAGTCAAGGAgcgcaaaaagaaacaaaaaaaagcgcAAACAGAGACGACAATGCAAATTGAG ATTTCAGATCCAGCCGACGCTCCCGAGGGAGAGGAGGACTTGAGCCCGGAGGAGAGGCGGGTCCTGGAGAGAAAGATGAAAAAGATCAGGaaaaaagaggagaagaagaggctGAAAGCAGAGGGGATTAGCTCTCCCAAAAACGAAGAGTCTGGGCCCACCGCGTCCCAGCAGGCCCTGGATTACCTCAGCTG CTGGGCTCACAATCGTGCCGGCTGGAAGTTTCAGAAGACACGGCAGACGTGGTTACTGCAGAACATGTTTGATTCTGAACAG attcaagatGAGAAGTTCTCGGCGCTGCTGCAGTACCTGGAGGGGCTCCGAGGGGGGTCGAGAGACACCACAGTCCAGAAGGCCCTCGTCGTGGTCCAAGAATCGGGGCGAGCGCCTGAGGATGGAGACGTCCAGAAGAGGGCGCGCAGAGCCAGAGAAGTCATCCAGATGCTTTCCTAA
- the LOC133469483 gene encoding uncharacterized protein LOC133469483, translating to MSGEHATQTPPNSSAAVVNASTPSPTDALELIAAADLISAANRAYAVLAATAFVAGCFLLYGFVDTWRARRRVTWLDRLLWAFCGLQLLLLLFSLYNVVHRPHSLRTAALGCAALSFAINTASLCGLLVLALMAYGLALDPPSNGFLRRPGICAALVVLPSVCISLLLAGVRGLSDGLRQETDCFMDPVHAGVSYAVAKLCLAFLIPYVLQLALLTCGCVQQRQSNGRFLSGSEQTPVFLAVSVTLLFCHLFYAAALVRAARTQARGELSHRQRAFVSVAELVFFAGSCACLALVPFAHRPSRERLVGLFRRAADRCPCPAHAQPNRNIITPHIEITDTLQDIES from the exons atg TCTGGCGAGCACGCCACGCAAACGCCGCCAAACAGCTCGGCCGCGGTGGTCAACGCCTCCACGCCGTCGCCGACGGACGCGCTGGAGCTGATCGCGGCCGCCGACCTGATCTCCGCGGCCAACCGCGCGTACGCTGTCCTGGCTGCCACGGCCTTCGTGGCTGGCTGCTTCCTGCTCTACGGCTTCGTTGACACCTGGAGAGCGCGGCGCCGCGTGACCTGGCTGGACCGGTTGCTCTGGGCCTTCTGCGGCctccagctgctgctgctgctcttctcCCTCTACAACGTGGTGCACCGTCCTCACAGCTTGAGGACGGCGGCGTTGGGCTGCGCCGCGCTCTCCTTCGCCATCAACACGGCGTCTCTCTGCGGCCTGTTGGTTTTAGCGCTGATGGCTTACGGTCTCGCCCTCGACCCGCCGTCCAACGGATTTCTGAGGAGGCCTGGCATCTGCGCGGCTCTGGTGGTCCTGCCGTCCGTTTGCATCTCTCTGCTTCTGGCTGGCGTCCGAGGACTGAGCGACGGTCTTCGCCAGGAGACGGACTGTTTTATGGATCCGGTCCACGCGGGAGTTTCGTATGCCGTCGCAAAGCTGTGCTTGGCTTTTCTGATCCCTTACGTTCTCCAGCTGGCACTTCTGACATGCGGCTGCGTGCAACAGAGACAATCAAACGGGAGGTTTCTCTCGGGTTCCGAGCAGACTCCGGTGTTCCTGGCGGTGAGCGTGACGCTGCTGTTCTGCCACCTCTTCTACGCGGCGGCTCTGGTGAGGGCAGCGCGGACCCAGGCGCGGGGCGAGCTGAGCCACCGGCAGCGGGCGTTCGTGAGCGTGGCCGAGCTGGTCTTCTTCGCGGGGAGCTGTGCCTGCCTGGCGCTGGTGCCGTTCGCTCATCGGCCCAGTCGAGAGAGGCTGGTCGGACTGTTCAGGCGGGCGGCCGATCGCTGCCCGTGTCCGGCGCATGCTCAGCCCAACAGGAACATCATCACGCCGCACATCGAGATCACAGACACCCTGCAGGACATTGAGTCGTAG
- the LOC133469109 gene encoding ubiquinol-cytochrome c reductase complex assembly factor 4 isoform X1, producing the protein MYATMAHVCTGLTSKTFSRAASTLFRHVCVSKRLSEAAICPLASYIRKGQSSARPLSVSHRLLAKPEKPGEDAQEGVNNEPVRFSISKASHRTWKVDRSLGIQYKRPWWKVVPLSVIAVGFLVWCALREETDIDAQLEKELYQHLPGLVSNEENEKK; encoded by the exons ATGTATGCTACAATGGCACACGTTTGCACTGGTTTGACAAGCAAAACCTTCAGTCGTGCGGCGTCGACGTTATTTCGTCACGTCTGTGTGAGCAAGAG gctgtCAGAAGCTGCTATTTGTCCCCTGGCATCATACATTAGGAAAGGTCAAAG CAGTGCGCGGCCTCTCTCCGTGAGCCACCGTCTGCTGGCCAAGCCCGAGAAGCCTGGAGAAGACGCCCAGGAGGGGGTCAACAATGAGCCCGTTCGTTTCTCCATCAGCAAGGCCAGCCACAGGACTTGGAAGGTGGACCGTTCGCTGGGGATCCAGTACAAACGCCCCTGGTGGAAAGTGGTGCCCCTCAGTGTGATCGCTGTGGGCTTCCTGGTCTGGTGCGCCTTGAGAGAAGAGACGGACATTGACGCACAGCTGGAAAAGGAACTTTACCAGCATTTACCTGGATTGGTCTccaatgaagaaaatgagaaaaaataa
- the LOC133469109 gene encoding ubiquinol-cytochrome-c reductase complex assembly factor 4 isoform X3, whose product MYATMAHVCTGLTSKTFSRAASTLFRHVCVSKSSARPLSVSHRLLAKPEKPGEDAQEGVNNEPVRFSISKASHRTWKVDRSLGIQYKRPWWKVVPLSVIAVGFLVWCALREETDIDAQLEKELYQHLPGLVSNEENEKK is encoded by the exons ATGTATGCTACAATGGCACACGTTTGCACTGGTTTGACAAGCAAAACCTTCAGTCGTGCGGCGTCGACGTTATTTCGTCACGTCTGTGTGAGCAAGAG CAGTGCGCGGCCTCTCTCCGTGAGCCACCGTCTGCTGGCCAAGCCCGAGAAGCCTGGAGAAGACGCCCAGGAGGGGGTCAACAATGAGCCCGTTCGTTTCTCCATCAGCAAGGCCAGCCACAGGACTTGGAAGGTGGACCGTTCGCTGGGGATCCAGTACAAACGCCCCTGGTGGAAAGTGGTGCCCCTCAGTGTGATCGCTGTGGGCTTCCTGGTCTGGTGCGCCTTGAGAGAAGAGACGGACATTGACGCACAGCTGGAAAAGGAACTTTACCAGCATTTACCTGGATTGGTCTccaatgaagaaaatgagaaaaaataa
- the LOC133469109 gene encoding ubiquinol-cytochrome-c reductase complex assembly factor 4 isoform X4 — MYATMAHVCTGLTSKTFSRAASTLFRHVCVSKSARPLSVSHRLLAKPEKPGEDAQEGVNNEPVRFSISKASHRTWKVDRSLGIQYKRPWWKVVPLSVIAVGFLVWCALREETDIDAQLEKELYQHLPGLVSNEENEKK; from the exons ATGTATGCTACAATGGCACACGTTTGCACTGGTTTGACAAGCAAAACCTTCAGTCGTGCGGCGTCGACGTTATTTCGTCACGTCTGTGTGAGCAAGAG TGCGCGGCCTCTCTCCGTGAGCCACCGTCTGCTGGCCAAGCCCGAGAAGCCTGGAGAAGACGCCCAGGAGGGGGTCAACAATGAGCCCGTTCGTTTCTCCATCAGCAAGGCCAGCCACAGGACTTGGAAGGTGGACCGTTCGCTGGGGATCCAGTACAAACGCCCCTGGTGGAAAGTGGTGCCCCTCAGTGTGATCGCTGTGGGCTTCCTGGTCTGGTGCGCCTTGAGAGAAGAGACGGACATTGACGCACAGCTGGAAAAGGAACTTTACCAGCATTTACCTGGATTGGTCTccaatgaagaaaatgagaaaaaataa
- the LOC133469109 gene encoding ubiquinol-cytochrome c reductase complex assembly factor 4 isoform X2, whose amino-acid sequence MYATMAHVCTGLTSKTFSRAASTLFRHVCVSKRLSEAAICPLASYIRKGQSARPLSVSHRLLAKPEKPGEDAQEGVNNEPVRFSISKASHRTWKVDRSLGIQYKRPWWKVVPLSVIAVGFLVWCALREETDIDAQLEKELYQHLPGLVSNEENEKK is encoded by the exons ATGTATGCTACAATGGCACACGTTTGCACTGGTTTGACAAGCAAAACCTTCAGTCGTGCGGCGTCGACGTTATTTCGTCACGTCTGTGTGAGCAAGAG gctgtCAGAAGCTGCTATTTGTCCCCTGGCATCATACATTAGGAAAGGTCAAAG TGCGCGGCCTCTCTCCGTGAGCCACCGTCTGCTGGCCAAGCCCGAGAAGCCTGGAGAAGACGCCCAGGAGGGGGTCAACAATGAGCCCGTTCGTTTCTCCATCAGCAAGGCCAGCCACAGGACTTGGAAGGTGGACCGTTCGCTGGGGATCCAGTACAAACGCCCCTGGTGGAAAGTGGTGCCCCTCAGTGTGATCGCTGTGGGCTTCCTGGTCTGGTGCGCCTTGAGAGAAGAGACGGACATTGACGCACAGCTGGAAAAGGAACTTTACCAGCATTTACCTGGATTGGTCTccaatgaagaaaatgagaaaaaataa
- the h3f3d gene encoding H3 histone, family 3D, whose protein sequence is MARTKQTARKSTGGKAPRKQLATKAARKSAPSTGGVKKPHRYRPGTVALREIRRYQKSTELLIRKLPFQRLVREIAQDFKTDLRFQSAAIGALQEASEAYLVGLFEDTNLCAIHAKRVTIMPKDIQLARRIRGERA, encoded by the exons ATGGCTCGTACCAAGCAGACCGCTCGTAAATCCACCGGAGGGAAGGCGCCCAGGAAGCAGCTGGCCACAAAGGCCGCCAGGAAGAGTGCGCCATCTACCGGTGGAGTCAAGAAGCCCCACAGATACAG GCCTGGCACTGTTGCCCTACGTGAGATCCGTCGGTACCAGAAGTCCACCGAGCTGCTCATCAGGAAGCTTCCTTTCCAGCGTCTGGTCAGGGAGATTGCTCAGGATTTCAAGACGGACCTGCGATTCCAGAGCGCGGCTATTGGAGCCCTGCAG GAGGCCAGCGAGGCTTACTTGGTGGGTCTGTTTGAGGACACCAACCTGTGCGCCATCCACGCCAAGAGGGTGACCATCATGCCCAAGGACATCCAACTGGCCAGGCGAATCAGGGGGGAGCgtgcttaa
- the c19h8orf33 gene encoding UPF0488 protein C8orf33 homolog: MAAETSRSAHRLQDDSYSTAPEVSSPHKQHAQSKTKQKKKSAKKKATSSPEVPPEKSATELSQQAAENTELSAEEQFKRQLDWCIEQLELGMKSQKATPKQREDASHALKTLRSSKAPMVKKRQAMRAMAGDYRKKMEEEKSKQFKLIQSELKSAQVKVKSESPKKSVFHRRAEAKQSQASEGNRTPTEVQDTNLKTLPETSTFVFAASKQEFRFNFLSF; the protein is encoded by the exons ATGGcagcagagacttcaagaagtgCTCACCGCCTCCAAGATGACAGTTATTCCACCGCGCCGGAGGTTAGTTCGCCACATAAACAGCATGCACagtcaaaaacaaagcaaaagaagaaatctgcaaagaaaaaagcaaCCAGTAGCCCTGAGGTACCTCCAGAGAAAAGTGCAACTGAACTGAGTCAACAAGCAGCCGAGAACACAGAGCTG agtGCAGAAGAACAGTTTAAAAGGCAACTGGACTGGTGTATTGAGCAACTGGAACTGGGAATGAAGTCACAAAAGGCCACTCCAAAGCAGA GGGAAGACGCGTCTCATGCGCTCAAAACACTACGCAGCTCCAAAGCTCCCATGGTCAAGAAGAGGCAAGCGATGAGGGCCATGGCGGGAgattacaggaaaaaaatggaggaagAGAAGAGCAAGCAGTTCAAACTCATCCAGAGTG AACTTAAATCCGCTCAGGTCAAAGTAAAGTCAGAGTCACCCAAAAAATCGGTTTTCCATCGGAGAGCTGAAGCCAAACAGAGCCAGGCCTCAGAGGGGAACCGGACGCCGACTGAAGTTCAAGATACAAACCTGAAGACTCTTCCAGAAACGTCTACCTTTGTGTTCGCTGCGTCAAAACAGGAGTTTCGTTTCAactttttatcattttga
- the anks3 gene encoding ankyrin repeat and SAM domain-containing protein 3 has translation MSELSDEASESEQLGASLSLWLGESLVSAEELDVPLDLHTACSIGQYDVVAECIQRREVDLNGKNVGGWTALMYASYIGHDNIANLLLEAGVNVNATTAKGQTPLMLAASCGNESIAYFLLHQGAELEVKDSRGCTALFHCTSAGHQQMVKFLLDNDADANVREPGSGFTPLMEAAASGHEIIVQYLLDHKVKADERNAKGETARALAMLYGYTKIASLIDSHAPRNKAGHFEDLSSSEDSDSAPPRPRASRSRAKGVSIHDGPQAIAKFRVGGTGRAGGQNEPRAASAGHDTLSNIGEQSDGIRYRDVTSPINELDGQSNSSRDDSPFFDNDMPTMRSSSSGSEGLPHVIGWEGSVESNEDSDQSKKSSSRRVTKAHHSKGKSRHAGNDVTVHTGAPGMCSHVPSSYSGPKDLAEFLEQLGFSKYLPLLDEQDIDLRIFLTLTENDLKEIGITLFGPKRKMTSAIARWHSSARPPSDALEQSYADQLEAEMQEMAIQLHKRCEEVEGLQSQVSQEKELRTVMEGCLMEDKMAWRRVHGELVENHRLTQDMSATSAKVRSCCSELLALLNGGQTKSDAASELGKKLNSYEEELANTLQTVLQSLRRLSAPEKVADSWERP, from the exons ATGTCGGAGCTAAGCGACGAGGCGAGTGAGTCCGAGCAGCTGGGGGCGAGTCTCTCGCTGTGGCTGGGAGAGTCCCTGGTGAGCGCCGAGGAGCTGGACGTCCCTCTGGACCTGCACACCGCCTGCTCCATCGGACAGTACGACGTGGTGGCGGAGTGCATTCAAAG GCGCGAGGTGGACCTAAACGGGAAGAACGTCGGAGGATGGACGGCCCTGATGTACGCATCGTACATCGGCCACGACAACATCGCCAATCTCTTGCTGGAGGCGGGCGTGAACGTCAACGCCACCACAGCGAAAGGGCAGACCCCCTTGATGCTGGCGGCCAGCTGTGGGAATGAAAGCATCGCCTACTTTCTgctccat CAAGGTGCGGAGTTGGAGGTGAAGGACTCCCGGGGCTGTACGGCTCTTTTCCATTGTACAAGCGCGGGTCACCAGCAGATGGTGAAGTTCCTGCTCGATAACGACGCCGATGCCAACGTGAG GGAGCCTGGGTCTGGATTTACTCCCCTGATGGAGGCCGCCGCTTCTGGACACGAAATCATCGTTCAGTACCTGCTCGATCAC AAGGTGAAAGCGGACGAGCGCAACGCCAAAGGAGAGACGGCCCGAGCCCTCGCCATGTTGTACGGCTACACCAAGATCGCCAGCCTCATTGACTCGCACGCTCCGAGGAACAAAGCCG GACACTTTGAAGACCTCAGCTCCTCCGAGGACTCCGACAGCGCCCCGCCGAGGCCGCGAGCGAGCCGCAGCCGTGCGAAAGGCGTCAGCATCCACGACGGGCCCCAGGCCATCGCCAAGTTCCGAGTCGGAGGCACCGGCCGGGCCGGAGGACAGAACG AGCCTCGCGCCGCGTCGGCCGGCCACGACACGTTGAGCAATATCGGCGAGCAGAGCGACGGCATCCGCTATCGCGACGTGACCTCGCCCATCAATGAGCTGGACGGGCAGAGTAACAGCAGCAGAG ACGACAGCCCGTTCTTCGACAACGACATGCCCACCATGAGGAGCAGCAGTAGCGGCAGCGAAGGTCTACCTCACGTGATCGGCTGGGAAGGCTCCGTGGAGAGCAACGAG GACTCCGACCAGTCCAAAAAGAGCAGCTCCCGTCGAGTAACTAAGGCTCATCACTCCAAAGGCAAAAGTCGCCACGCTGGAAACGACGTCACGGTGCACACTGGAGCTCCGGGGATGTGCTCGCATGTTCCGTCGTCCTACAGTGGTCCAAAG GATCTGGCAGAGTTCTTGGAACAACTTGGCTTCTCAAAGTATCTGCCTTTACTTGACGAGCAAGACATTGATCTACGCATTTTTCTTACCCTGACTGAGAATGACCTGAAGGAAATTGGGATCAC GTTGTTTGGTCCGAAGCGCAAGATGACCTCAGCGATCGCAAGGTGGCACAGCAGCGCTCGACCTCCCAGCGACGCTCTGGAGCAGTCTTACGCTGACCAGCTGGAGGCCGAGATGCAGGAGATGGCCATTCAGCTGCACAAA CGCTGCGAGGAGGTGGAGGGCCTGCAGAGTCAGGTGTCGCAGGAGAAGGAGCTGCGTACGGTGATGGAGGGATGCCTGATGGAGGACAAGATGGCCTGGAGGAGGGTCCACGGCGAGCTGGTGGAGAACCACCGGCTGACCCAGGACATGAGCGCCACGTCGGCGAAGGTCCGGTCGTGTTGCTCGGAACTGCTCGCCTTGTTGAACGGCGGTCAAACGAAAAGTGACGCAG